From Candidatus Saganbacteria bacterium, a single genomic window includes:
- a CDS encoding CvpA family protein yields the protein MNLNWIDIVVLVILGLTVIRSFLRGMIRSIFDIIALGVSIWLGFIWYRDVSLYLTSYIKLPGNLVYTISFLLVFIGVYLITSLIGYLLHRLIGRGFLGPVNSLAGGAIGFAKGIIIVWIALQIIIIFPLPPNISTPLKTSQTLNILKPALEFTAQTVFRIMPKDIPTFNDFFKDDKPGKKKVIIEGKERIKH from the coding sequence ATGAACCTAAACTGGATAGATATTGTCGTTCTCGTTATCCTCGGCTTGACCGTTATCCGCAGCTTTTTGCGCGGCATGATAAGGTCGATCTTTGACATCATCGCTCTCGGGGTCTCCATCTGGCTCGGTTTTATCTGGTACAGGGATGTCTCTCTTTACCTGACAAGCTATATCAAGCTTCCCGGCAATCTGGTCTATACGATCAGTTTTTTGCTTGTATTTATAGGGGTTTATCTTATCACCAGTCTCATAGGCTATCTTTTGCACCGACTGATCGGAAGAGGCTTTCTCGGACCCGTTAATTCTCTTGCCGGAGGCGCTATCGGTTTTGCCAAAGGTATTATCATTGTCTGGATAGCTCTCCAGATCATAATAATATTCCCGCTCCCGCCGAATATTTCGACCCCGTTAAAGACTTCCCAGACATTGAATATTTTAAAGCCTGCGCTTGAGTTCACGGCGCAGACAGTATTCAGGATAATGCCTAAGGATATTCCGACATTTAATGACTTTTTCAAGGACGACAAGCCGGGCAAGAAAAAGGTTATCATAGAGGGGAAAGAAAGGATAAAGCACTAA
- the topA gene encoding type I DNA topoisomerase, with the protein MDKTLVIVESPAKAKTLEKFLGTGYSVRASGGHVRDLPVKSLGVDIEKDFQPDYVTIKGKEKIIKELKSAASSAKMVLLAPDPDREGEAIAWHLSYLIDGKTKIKRIEFHEITKDAVQNAVKHPRLIDMDRVNAQQARRILDRLVGYKLSPLLWKKVQKGLSAGRVQSVAVRLICERESLVMRFVPEEFWKVTAELSKKTKETFSSLLNSKAGSPLTVKNKDQADAVLASLNGASFKVKEVRKKEQNKNPYAPFITSSLQQDASRKFGYPAKRTMSVAQRLYEGIDLKDEGHTGLITYMRTDSTRISDVAIAEVRKYITDTFGQKYLPGSPKIYKSKKRMQDAHEAIRPTSVKMTPEKVKAALTPEQFKLYELIWKRFVASQMESALMDMTSVDIEAKDYIFRSTGSVMKFDGFMVLYEESKDEVEEKEGTLPQLSQGEALDLVKLSPTQHFTQPPPRYTEASLVKELEEKGIGRPSTYAPIISTIIDRGYVIRDGRTLKPTELGIITNGLLVKHFPVILDLKFTAKMEDELDDIAEGKMKLLDTLEEFYSPFKTSLEKAEKEMTKVKLEEKTDEVCEKCGKPMVVRQSRFGAFLACTGFPKCKSTKDLPKKGEAPIDTDEKCPKCGSPMEVKRSRFGTFLACTKYPKCKTTVSIQKKTGVTCPEKDCGGEIVERRSKKGRTFFSCNNYPKCRFAVWNKPLKENCPTCGAFLVEKRLKGGTTHECSKKCGYSIEV; encoded by the coding sequence TTGGACAAAACACTTGTAATAGTCGAGTCACCTGCAAAGGCAAAAACACTCGAGAAGTTCCTCGGGACAGGATACAGCGTTAGGGCAAGCGGCGGCCACGTGAGGGACCTGCCGGTAAAATCGCTCGGAGTCGATATTGAAAAAGACTTCCAGCCGGATTATGTCACTATCAAGGGAAAAGAAAAGATCATAAAAGAACTGAAGTCCGCCGCTTCTTCTGCCAAAATGGTCCTTCTGGCTCCCGACCCTGACCGTGAAGGTGAAGCCATCGCCTGGCACCTTTCATATCTTATCGACGGAAAAACAAAGATCAAAAGGATAGAGTTCCACGAGATAACAAAAGACGCCGTGCAGAACGCCGTAAAGCACCCGAGACTCATCGACATGGACCGCGTGAACGCCCAGCAGGCCAGGCGTATTTTAGACAGGCTTGTGGGATACAAGCTCAGCCCGCTTCTTTGGAAAAAAGTCCAGAAAGGCCTGAGCGCCGGGCGCGTGCAGTCCGTGGCAGTCCGCCTTATATGCGAAAGGGAAAGCCTGGTCATGCGCTTTGTCCCGGAAGAATTCTGGAAGGTCACTGCCGAGCTTTCCAAAAAGACAAAAGAGACTTTCAGCTCTCTGCTTAATTCAAAGGCCGGATCTCCGCTGACCGTGAAGAACAAGGACCAGGCCGATGCCGTGCTCGCTTCCCTGAACGGAGCAAGCTTCAAAGTCAAAGAAGTCAGGAAAAAAGAACAGAACAAAAATCCCTACGCGCCGTTCATAACAAGTTCGCTCCAGCAGGACGCAAGCAGGAAGTTCGGTTACCCGGCAAAAAGGACGATGAGCGTCGCGCAGAGGCTTTATGAAGGCATAGATCTCAAGGACGAAGGCCACACGGGTCTTATTACCTATATGAGGACGGATTCGACAAGAATTTCCGATGTCGCGATCGCCGAGGTGCGTAAATATATCACCGATACTTTCGGCCAAAAATATCTGCCGGGATCTCCAAAAATATACAAGTCCAAAAAACGGATGCAGGACGCCCATGAAGCGATCCGCCCCACGTCGGTAAAAATGACGCCCGAAAAAGTAAAAGCGGCGCTGACACCGGAGCAATTCAAGCTTTACGAGCTGATCTGGAAGCGGTTCGTTGCATCCCAAATGGAAAGCGCCCTGATGGACATGACCTCCGTTGATATCGAAGCAAAAGATTATATCTTCAGGTCAACGGGAAGCGTGATGAAATTTGACGGGTTCATGGTGCTGTACGAAGAATCAAAGGACGAAGTGGAAGAAAAAGAAGGAACACTTCCGCAGCTTTCGCAGGGAGAGGCGCTTGACCTGGTAAAGCTCAGCCCGACGCAGCATTTCACCCAGCCGCCGCCGCGCTATACGGAGGCATCGCTTGTAAAAGAACTTGAGGAAAAAGGGATCGGCCGGCCGAGCACGTACGCCCCTATTATTTCGACGATAATCGACCGCGGTTATGTTATCAGGGACGGGAGAACTTTAAAGCCCACCGAGCTAGGAATAATCACGAACGGCCTGCTTGTAAAACATTTTCCCGTCATACTGGACCTGAAGTTCACGGCCAAGATGGAGGACGAGCTGGACGATATCGCGGAAGGAAAGATGAAGCTCCTGGACACTCTCGAGGAATTTTACAGCCCTTTCAAGACTTCGCTTGAAAAAGCCGAAAAAGAAATGACAAAGGTAAAGCTTGAAGAAAAGACCGACGAGGTCTGCGAAAAATGCGGAAAACCGATGGTGGTGAGGCAAAGCCGTTTCGGGGCTTTTCTGGCCTGCACGGGTTTTCCTAAATGTAAAAGCACGAAAGACCTTCCCAAAAAGGGTGAAGCGCCGATTGACACTGATGAAAAGTGCCCGAAATGCGGATCCCCCATGGAGGTAAAAAGAAGCAGGTTCGGCACGTTCCTTGCCTGCACAAAATATCCAAAATGCAAGACAACCGTTTCCATCCAGAAAAAGACCGGCGTCACTTGCCCCGAAAAGGACTGCGGCGGCGAGATAGTGGAGCGCCGCTCCAAAAAGGGAAGGACATTTTTTTCCTGCAATAATTATCCAAAATGCAGGTTCGCCGTATGGAACAAACCCCTAAAAGAGAACTGCCCTACTTGCGGTGCTTTCCTTGTTGAAAAACGCCTGAAAGGCGGGACCACTCATGAATGCTCCAAGAAATGCGGCTATTCAATAGAAGTCTGA
- the mutL gene encoding DNA mismatch repair endonuclease MutL yields MANKICILDEILASKIAAGEVVERPASVVKELVENSIDAGAKRIDIEVHNGGKSLIRVTDDGSGMNKEDALLSLERHATSKISSIDDLFNISTLGFRGEALPSVSAISRLELLTNDGTSGTKISVEGGKMIEKKETGCPKGTSIIVKDLFFNTPARMKYMRSDQTEQNHITDIVSKFVMSSPSIAFKLISNGKEIISSSGNGDLLDAISSVYGPAFAKDLLALGREDITGYISKPAVTKFNKEYQLFFVNGRYIKNYLISKAVENAYSNLIPKDRHPVAILFIRIDPDEIDVNVHPAKKEIKFEKTKDVMGSVFEAVKDALIDISPAKLISTPYIPDKKRWTSEMQRVWIEEPIMISGGGTVLSPTLSRPGNLIDADLLSENAVESQDQVPYPIAQLANTYIICVDGSDLILIDQHAAHERILYEKLRSSKSDGKNSQVCLIPEVIELGIKEFSLIEGSINILKEIGFDIEVFGKNCLRIKGIPSDTTGINIKGAVSDIALQLEEDGKTKKTEEVKDKILKLVACHGAIKAGDPLERKEMQALIKDLYSTTNPSTCPHGRPSIVKIERTKIASFFDRNK; encoded by the coding sequence ATGGCCAATAAGATATGTATCCTTGATGAAATACTTGCTTCAAAGATAGCCGCCGGGGAAGTGGTGGAGCGGCCGGCTTCCGTTGTGAAAGAACTCGTTGAAAACTCGATAGACGCAGGGGCCAAAAGAATAGACATCGAGGTCCACAACGGCGGGAAAAGCCTCATCAGGGTGACCGATGACGGCTCCGGTATGAACAAAGAGGATGCTTTGCTTTCGCTGGAGCGCCACGCAACATCAAAGATAAGCAGTATCGACGACCTCTTTAATATTTCGACCCTCGGCTTTCGCGGGGAAGCCCTTCCTTCTGTCAGCGCCATCTCAAGGCTGGAACTGCTGACAAATGACGGGACTTCCGGAACAAAAATCTCTGTTGAAGGCGGGAAGATGATAGAGAAAAAAGAAACCGGTTGTCCGAAAGGAACTTCAATAATTGTAAAAGATCTGTTCTTCAACACTCCGGCAAGAATGAAATATATGAGATCCGATCAGACCGAACAAAATCATATAACCGATATTGTTTCGAAATTCGTCATGTCCAGCCCGTCGATCGCATTTAAACTTATATCGAACGGTAAAGAGATCATCTCTTCTTCAGGCAACGGAGACCTTCTTGATGCGATATCGAGCGTATACGGCCCGGCCTTTGCAAAGGATCTTCTGGCTTTGGGCCGTGAGGACATAACGGGTTACATCAGCAAGCCTGCCGTGACAAAATTCAACAAAGAATACCAGCTGTTCTTTGTGAACGGCAGATATATTAAAAACTATCTCATATCAAAAGCCGTCGAGAACGCGTACAGCAATTTGATACCAAAAGACCGGCATCCCGTGGCAATACTGTTCATCAGGATCGACCCGGATGAAATCGATGTCAATGTCCATCCGGCAAAAAAAGAAATAAAATTTGAAAAGACAAAAGATGTGATGGGAAGTGTCTTTGAAGCCGTGAAGGATGCTTTGATAGATATTTCTCCCGCAAAACTTATCTCAACACCTTATATCCCTGATAAAAAAAGATGGACATCTGAGATGCAGAGGGTATGGATCGAAGAGCCGATAATGATCTCCGGCGGCGGAACAGTATTAAGCCCGACTCTAAGCAGGCCCGGAAATCTGATCGATGCTGATCTGTTGTCAGAAAATGCCGTCGAGTCCCAAGATCAGGTTCCCTATCCCATCGCGCAGCTCGCCAATACCTATATAATCTGCGTTGACGGAAGCGACCTGATCCTCATTGACCAGCATGCCGCGCATGAGCGGATATTATATGAAAAGCTGAGGTCTTCAAAAAGCGACGGGAAAAACTCCCAGGTCTGCCTGATACCCGAAGTGATCGAACTTGGAATAAAAGAGTTCTCCCTTATCGAGGGTAGTATCAACATCTTAAAAGAGATCGGATTTGACATAGAGGTCTTCGGCAAGAATTGTTTAAGGATAAAAGGTATTCCGTCGGACACTACCGGAATAAATATAAAAGGGGCCGTCTCTGACATTGCCCTGCAGCTTGAGGAAGACGGAAAGACAAAAAAGACGGAAGAAGTAAAAGATAAGATACTTAAACTTGTCGCATGCCATGGCGCCATTAAGGCGGGAGACCCGCTGGAGCGGAAAGAAATGCAGGCGCTTATCAAAGACCTTTATTCCACGACAAATCCTTCCACCTGTCCCCACGGAAGACCGAGTATCGTAAAGATCGAAAGGACAAAGATCGCCTCTTTCTTTGACAGGAACAAATGA
- the panC gene encoding pantoate--beta-alanine ligase → MKTIKRPHEMKRITRSLREKDTKVGFVPTMGALHEGHLQLVRKAKKHSDVVIVSIFVNPTQFGPKEDYKRYPRDLKRDISLLLNEKVDMLFVPDVSDMYPQGHKSSVKVGELGNKLCGKSRPGHFNGVATIVKKFLNIINPHKLFLGAKDFQQQVIIRKMIKDLDLGVDVVTVPTVREKDGLAKSSRNRYLSAKERHSAAALSRSLTLAKSLVKKGQRDPNKIISDMKALILKESCTRIDYISICDPDTLEKQNIVKRPALIALAVFVGKTRLIDNLLIK, encoded by the coding sequence ATGAAAACTATAAAAAGACCCCACGAGATGAAGCGCATTACAAGATCGTTGAGGGAAAAAGACACGAAGGTAGGTTTTGTCCCCACGATGGGCGCACTTCATGAAGGCCATCTTCAGCTTGTCAGGAAAGCCAAAAAACACAGCGACGTTGTCATTGTAAGCATATTTGTGAACCCCACCCAGTTCGGCCCGAAAGAAGACTACAAAAGATATCCGCGTGATCTAAAAAGGGATATATCTTTACTGCTGAATGAAAAAGTTGATATGCTTTTTGTCCCGGATGTCAGCGATATGTATCCGCAAGGACATAAATCATCCGTCAAAGTCGGGGAACTCGGGAATAAACTCTGCGGCAAGTCGCGTCCCGGCCATTTCAACGGTGTTGCAACGATCGTTAAGAAATTCTTGAATATAATAAACCCCCATAAGCTTTTTCTCGGGGCCAAGGACTTCCAGCAGCAGGTGATAATCAGGAAAATGATAAAAGACCTTGATCTCGGGGTCGATGTGGTGACGGTCCCGACTGTAAGGGAAAAAGACGGACTGGCAAAAAGCTCGAGGAACAGATATCTTTCGGCAAAAGAACGGCATTCAGCGGCCGCGCTTTCAAGGTCTTTGACCCTGGCAAAAAGTCTAGTTAAAAAGGGTCAAAGAGACCCCAATAAAATAATTTCCGATATGAAAGCCTTGATACTCAAAGAATCCTGCACAAGGATCGACTATATATCGATATGCGATCCGGATACTTTGGAAAAACAGAACATTGTCAAGCGCCCTGCCCTTATTGCTCTCGCAGTATTCGTCGGCAAGACAAGGCTGATCGACAATCTCCTGATAAAATAG
- a CDS encoding DUF374 domain-containing protein: MIRQLYVNISARLIHFVMRAVNRTLKVKICGLENIKDNALYAVWHQSTFVMFDANPFKNMVVLTAKGSRGDIFTKAVEPYGNKIVRVPYDENKKESAVATVQLLNCLEEGCNIVIAVDGPKGPLFEVKPGIFFLSQRSNKKIIPVGFAASQKITARLRWDKYIIPLPYGKAVIYLDDSYVNDKDPESLKKAMFAAQKKAEEILRNLT, from the coding sequence ATGATCAGACAGCTGTATGTGAACATCTCCGCGCGGCTTATACATTTTGTCATGAGGGCCGTGAACAGGACCTTGAAAGTAAAGATCTGCGGCCTTGAGAACATCAAGGATAATGCCCTGTATGCGGTCTGGCACCAAAGCACTTTTGTGATGTTCGATGCGAACCCCTTTAAGAACATGGTCGTCCTCACCGCAAAAGGGTCGCGCGGGGATATTTTTACAAAAGCTGTCGAGCCGTACGGCAACAAAATAGTGCGCGTCCCCTATGATGAGAACAAAAAAGAATCCGCGGTCGCAACTGTCCAGCTTTTAAACTGCCTTGAGGAAGGCTGTAATATCGTCATCGCCGTTGACGGGCCCAAAGGCCCTTTGTTCGAGGTAAAGCCCGGGATATTTTTCCTCTCTCAAAGATCGAATAAGAAAATCATCCCCGTCGGATTTGCCGCGTCACAAAAGATCACCGCGCGCCTGCGCTGGGATAAATATATTATCCCTCTCCCGTACGGCAAAGCAGTGATCTATCTGGACGATTCTTATGTGAATGACAAAGACCCCGAAAGCCTTAAAAAGGCTATGTTTGCCGCGCAAAAAAAAGCTGAGGAGATCCTGCGGAATTTGACATGA
- the aroE gene encoding shikimate dehydrogenase produces MKYLYLIGNPVGHSISPQMQNAALKYLGLDCNYEAMLVHDEKDLAEKISKFRLGNVLGFNVTVPFKEAASKYIDSTDAASTIIGAVNTVKNRNGKLSGCNTDSIGFIDSLENDAKIDPSGKNAVILGAGGACRALVFGLYFKKAAKVSVFDIDRQKAEKLIKDMSKYFGSLQLIKDSAELSRVITAADILVNASPVGMYPKVNACPVGDDFPFHKDLFVYDLVYNPAETKLVKLARSKGAKAITGLGMLVRQGAASLEVWTGKGAPVEIMWAAAKKALGL; encoded by the coding sequence ATGAAATATCTATATCTTATTGGCAATCCTGTCGGGCACAGCATCTCGCCGCAGATGCAAAATGCCGCGCTAAAATATCTCGGGCTGGACTGCAATTATGAAGCGATGCTTGTGCATGACGAAAAAGATCTCGCGGAAAAAATATCAAAGTTCAGGCTCGGCAACGTTTTAGGCTTCAATGTGACAGTACCCTTCAAAGAAGCGGCAAGCAAATATATCGATTCTACGGATGCTGCTTCAACTATCATAGGGGCTGTAAATACCGTAAAGAACCGGAACGGCAAATTGTCCGGATGTAATACCGACTCAATAGGCTTTATCGATTCTCTTGAAAATGACGCGAAGATCGATCCATCTGGCAAAAACGCCGTCATCCTTGGAGCAGGCGGCGCGTGCAGGGCATTGGTATTCGGCCTTTATTTTAAAAAAGCGGCCAAAGTCTCGGTATTTGATATTGACAGACAAAAGGCGGAAAAACTGATAAAAGACATGTCAAAATATTTTGGCAGTCTGCAGTTAATAAAAGACAGCGCGGAACTTTCAAGGGTGATCACAGCGGCGGATATTTTAGTGAATGCTTCTCCTGTCGGTATGTACCCGAAGGTGAACGCCTGTCCGGTCGGGGATGATTTCCCTTTTCATAAAGACCTTTTCGTTTACGATCTTGTCTATAATCCGGCAGAAACAAAGCTTGTAAAGCTGGCGAGGTCAAAAGGCGCTAAAGCGATCACAGGTCTCGGGATGCTTGTGCGCCAGGGCGCGGCTTCCCTCGAGGTCTGGACTGGCAAAGGCGCTCCGGTCGAGATAATGTGGGCAGCGGCAAAGAAAGCCCTTGGCTTGTAA
- a CDS encoding prephenate dehydrogenase/arogenate dehydrogenase family protein: MDKIKTVAIIGMGLIGGSLGMAIKNKDLAEKVIGVSRNADHLKEAKAKEALDEFTIDPIEASRDADLVFVTTPIRTIVPIVKTIFPVVKKGCIITDVGSSKLEIVGELESISPEGIFFIGGHPMAGSERSGIKAATKFLFEGTNYCLTPTGKTDKEALKKLIAFIENFDVRISVIPPDLHDIAVAGISHMPLAVAASLVNMVCDMKEAKTEMLALASSGFRDTTRIAAGSVEMGRDMFTTNKKAVLKMIKEFKASLEKIEAVIEEGDAEKITAELEKAKKLRTDMYAA, translated from the coding sequence ATGGATAAAATAAAGACCGTCGCGATAATCGGCATGGGCCTCATCGGCGGTTCGCTCGGGATGGCGATAAAAAACAAAGACCTCGCCGAGAAAGTCATCGGGGTAAGCCGCAACGCCGATCATCTGAAAGAAGCAAAAGCAAAAGAAGCGCTTGATGAATTCACTATCGACCCGATCGAAGCCTCCAGGGACGCAGACCTCGTATTTGTGACCACTCCGATCAGGACCATAGTCCCGATAGTGAAAACGATCTTTCCGGTGGTAAAAAAAGGTTGCATAATAACCGATGTGGGATCTTCTAAACTTGAGATAGTCGGGGAACTTGAAAGTATTTCTCCGGAAGGGATATTTTTTATCGGAGGCCATCCTATGGCGGGATCGGAACGCTCCGGGATCAAGGCCGCGACAAAGTTCCTTTTTGAAGGAACGAACTATTGCCTTACTCCGACCGGTAAAACAGACAAAGAAGCTTTAAAAAAACTGATCGCGTTCATAGAAAATTTCGATGTGAGGATATCGGTCATTCCGCCCGACCTGCATGACATCGCCGTGGCGGGGATCAGCCACATGCCGCTCGCTGTCGCGGCCAGCCTTGTCAACATGGTCTGCGACATGAAAGAAGCAAAGACCGAGATGCTGGCCCTTGCCTCTTCCGGGTTCAGGGATACTACCCGCATTGCCGCCGGCAGTGTCGAGATGGGCCGCGACATGTTCACGACCAACAAAAAAGCCGTACTAAAAATGATCAAAGAATTCAAGGCTTCACTCGAAAAGATAGAGGCCGTCATCGAAGAAGGCGACGCCGAAAAGATCACCGCGGAGCTTGAAAAAGCAAAAAAACTAAGGACGGATATGTATGCAGCTTGA
- a CDS encoding cofactor-independent phosphoglycerate mutase codes for MKYIILVGDGMPDRPLKELGGSTPLQAAETLNMDLVASSGVCGMANFVPGSMPPGSDVANLSLFGYDPLKYYTGRGPFEAASMGVALEENDVAFRCNLVTIKDGVMDDFSAGHVTTAEARKMVLELNSKLSSDEVKFYPGVSYRHLCVIKNGPRQAECTPPHDISGKNIGAYLPKGQGESLLNELMQRSIPFLQSSAVNKKRVKAGQKPATQIWLWGQGVKPSMPTYEQKYNVTGSVITAVDLIKGIGVYAGLDVINVPGATGYLDTNYKGKAEYALQSLKVKDFVFVHVESPDECGHNGDIKGKIKAIEDFDKMVVETILKGVRDFKEWRVLVTADHPTPIAIKTHARGMVPFAVCGTGIEKGGIKKFSEKTIEKSRIKIEKGYTLPSKFFKGVF; via the coding sequence ATGAAATATATCATCCTCGTGGGTGACGGGATGCCTGACAGGCCCTTAAAAGAACTCGGCGGCAGTACACCGCTTCAGGCGGCCGAAACTCTCAATATGGATTTAGTCGCGAGTTCCGGAGTTTGCGGGATGGCTAACTTTGTTCCGGGCTCCATGCCTCCAGGCTCTGATGTCGCGAACTTAAGCCTGTTCGGCTACGACCCGTTGAAATATTATACGGGAAGAGGCCCTTTCGAGGCCGCCAGCATGGGAGTGGCGCTTGAAGAGAATGATGTAGCCTTCAGGTGCAACCTCGTGACAATAAAAGACGGGGTCATGGATGACTTCAGCGCCGGCCATGTCACAACTGCCGAAGCAAGGAAGATGGTCCTCGAACTGAACTCCAAACTCTCAAGCGATGAGGTGAAATTTTATCCGGGCGTCAGCTACCGCCACCTTTGCGTTATCAAGAACGGCCCGCGCCAGGCCGAGTGCACGCCGCCGCATGATATCAGCGGCAAAAATATTGGTGCTTATCTTCCGAAAGGCCAGGGAGAATCGCTCTTGAACGAGCTGATGCAGAGGTCCATCCCTTTCCTGCAAAGTTCCGCGGTCAATAAAAAACGCGTAAAAGCCGGGCAGAAGCCCGCGACACAGATCTGGCTTTGGGGACAGGGAGTAAAGCCTTCGATGCCGACCTACGAACAAAAATATAATGTCACGGGCTCGGTCATCACGGCTGTCGACCTGATAAAAGGCATCGGCGTCTATGCGGGCCTCGATGTCATAAATGTGCCGGGCGCCACGGGATACCTGGACACAAATTACAAAGGAAAAGCGGAGTATGCCCTGCAGTCGTTAAAAGTAAAGGATTTTGTCTTTGTCCACGTTGAATCTCCCGACGAGTGCGGCCATAACGGCGACATCAAAGGAAAAATAAAAGCGATAGAGGACTTTGACAAAATGGTAGTGGAAACTATATTAAAGGGCGTCAGGGATTTTAAAGAATGGAGGGTCCTTGTGACAGCGGACCACCCCACCCCGATAGCTATCAAGACTCACGCAAGGGGAATGGTGCCTTTCGCCGTCTGCGGCACGGGCATCGAAAAAGGCGGGATAAAAAAGTTTTCTGAAAAAACCATCGAGAAGAGCAGGATAAAGATCGAAAAGGGATACACGCTTCCGTCAAAGTTCTTTAAGGGGGTATTCTAA
- the purE gene encoding 5-(carboxyamino)imidazole ribonucleotide mutase gives MKKPKIAVIVGSKSDLPKIEAGLALLDKFGITHELIIASAHRTPQKVMAFAKNADKDFELIIAGAGMAAHLPGIIASYTTLPVIGLPISSQALGGFDSLYSIVQMPPGIPVATVAVDGAKNAAILAAQILALKYPGLTKKLKDLKKELKVKGKI, from the coding sequence ATGAAAAAGCCGAAGATCGCCGTCATTGTCGGCAGTAAAAGTGACCTTCCGAAGATCGAAGCGGGGCTTGCGCTTCTTGATAAATTCGGCATAACACACGAACTGATCATTGCTTCGGCACACAGGACCCCGCAAAAAGTCATGGCTTTTGCAAAGAATGCCGACAAGGACTTTGAGCTGATCATCGCCGGCGCAGGAATGGCGGCGCACCTGCCGGGAATCATCGCTTCATATACGACGCTTCCCGTTATCGGACTTCCGATATCGTCCCAGGCCCTCGGCGGTTTTGACTCTCTATATTCGATAGTACAGATGCCGCCGGGGATCCCTGTCGCGACCGTGGCTGTGGACGGGGCCAAGAACGCGGCTATCCTTGCGGCGCAGATACTCGCGTTGAAGTATCCCGGATTGACCAAGAAACTTAAAGATCTAAAAAAAGAGTTGAAAGTGAAAGGGAAAATCTAG
- the aroA gene encoding 3-phosphoshikimate 1-carboxyvinyltransferase, translated as MQLEMSPAKSIRGKISVPADKSISHRSIMLSALSDGKCLIENFLEAEDCMRTVECFRTMGIGITKDKDLNNAYIVDGKGMSGLSVPKDILYAGNSGTAIRLILGILAGQPFQAMITGDESIKKRPMLRVVEPLRNMGARITGRENGNFAPLEIKGGNLRSIDYVLPVASAQIKSSLMLASLFAEGVTRITEPAASRDHTERMFGHFGIPFTKKENTIHIGKVQNIRPASVWIPGDISSAAFFIVAALIVPGSEVLIKNVGLNPTRTGIIDVLHRMGAKIEIQNETILSGEPRGDIIARSSDLEAVDLSGNIIPRIIDEIPVIAVAAAFAEGVTTISDARELRVKESHRIAALSGELKKLGIKVEEKEDGLIIQGKNKIKGALCYSHGDHRIAMSLAIAALAAEDDVVIEDTDCIATSFPGFEKLLKGLSG; from the coding sequence ATGCAGCTTGAGATGTCGCCGGCAAAAAGTATCCGGGGAAAGATCTCTGTCCCGGCCGATAAATCCATTTCTCACCGTTCGATAATGCTGTCTGCTTTATCGGACGGCAAATGCCTCATCGAAAATTTCCTGGAAGCGGAAGACTGTATGAGGACTGTCGAGTGTTTCAGGACAATGGGGATCGGGATCACCAAAGATAAGGACCTAAATAACGCCTATATTGTGGACGGGAAAGGGATGTCGGGACTTTCCGTTCCGAAAGACATCCTTTACGCCGGAAATTCCGGAACTGCGATAAGGCTGATCCTTGGCATACTCGCGGGACAGCCCTTCCAGGCGATGATAACAGGGGACGAATCGATCAAAAAAAGGCCGATGCTGCGCGTCGTGGAGCCGCTCAGAAATATGGGGGCGCGCATCACGGGCAGAGAGAACGGCAACTTTGCCCCCCTCGAGATAAAGGGAGGGAACCTGAGATCTATAGATTATGTCCTTCCGGTCGCAAGCGCCCAGATAAAATCTTCTTTGATGCTCGCTTCCCTTTTTGCCGAGGGTGTGACAAGGATAACCGAACCGGCCGCTTCAAGGGACCATACCGAGAGGATGTTCGGGCATTTCGGGATACCTTTCACAAAAAAAGAAAATACCATCCATATCGGTAAAGTCCAAAATATCAGGCCTGCTTCCGTGTGGATACCAGGGGATATTTCTTCGGCCGCATTTTTTATCGTCGCCGCGCTTATCGTGCCCGGTTCGGAGGTCCTGATCAAAAATGTCGGGTTAAACCCCACAAGGACCGGTATCATCGATGTCCTGCACCGCATGGGCGCAAAGATCGAGATCCAAAATGAAACGATATTATCGGGGGAGCCCCGCGGAGATATCATCGCAAGATCAAGCGATCTGGAAGCCGTTGACCTGTCAGGGAATATTATCCCGCGGATAATCGATGAGATACCGGTGATCGCGGTCGCTGCCGCGTTCGCCGAAGGGGTCACAACTATAAGCGATGCAAGAGAGCTCAGGGTAAAAGAAAGCCACAGGATAGCGGCCTTATCAGGGGAACTAAAAAAGCTCGGCATCAAGGTCGAGGAAAAAGAAGACGGCCTCATCATCCAAGGTAAAAATAAAATAAAAGGGGCGCTCTGCTACAGCCATGGTGATCACAGGATCGCGATGTCGCTCGCTATTGCCGCTCTTGCAGCGGAAGACGATGTTGTCATCGAAGACACGGATTGCATCGCCACTTCTTTCCCGGGATTTGAAAAACTGCTAAAGGGGCTGTCAGGCTGA